A genomic window from Prunus persica cultivar Lovell chromosome G2, Prunus_persica_NCBIv2, whole genome shotgun sequence includes:
- the LOC18786991 gene encoding protein DETOXIFICATION 43: MAEEQDLHESVSKWKLPVGVFFKDARRVFKWDILGKEILEIAFPAALAVAADPVASLIDTAFIGHIGPVELAAAGVSIALFNQASRITIFPLVSITTSFVAEEDTVAKMNIKSEKGKQLQKADMLDDLEKGAAKPNGTAKENGKHLEKFSTENSKMEEASAEDDEHVAVGKGALEAKGESSDNGLPESSEANKALAENVKLEKAEKGAAKNSDPLENGSRTTVDKHPSDLMSTNKKAKIKKQKRHIASASTALIFGAILGLLQAIFLMFTAKVLLGVMGVKSDSPMLAPAHKYLRIRSIGAPAVLLTLAMQGIFRGFKDTKTPLYVIVAGYAVNIALDPLLIFVCGLGIRGAAIAHVLSQYLMALVLFIILTTKIDLLPPSIKDLQFGRFLRNGTLLLARVVAVTFCVTLAASLAAREGPTPMAAFQTCLQVWLTSSLLADGLAVAGQAILACAFAEKDYKKATATATRVLQMSFVLGVGLAFIVGIGLYFGAGIFSRDVNVLHLIRIGLPFVAATQPINSLSFVFDGVNFGASDFAYSAYSLVLVAIASIVSLFLLSKSHGFVGIWIALTIYMALRAFAGVWRMGTGTGPWRFLKGRSPP; encoded by the exons ATGGCTGAGGAGCAAGATTTGCATGAATCAGTGAGCAAGTGGAAGTTACCTGTTGGTGTTTTCTTCAAAGATGCAAG GCGGGTTTTCAAGTGGGATATTCTTGGTAAGGAGATACTAGAGATTGCATTCCCTGCTGCTCTGGCTGTAGCTGCTGATCCTGTCGCTTCTTTGATTGACACGGCATTCATAGGTCACATAG GTCCTGTGGAACTTGCAGCAGCAGGAGTATCTATTGCCCTGTTCAATCAAGCTTCAAGAATTACTATATTCCCTTTGGTCAGTATTACAACTTCCTTTGTTGCTGAGGAAGATACTGTTGCAAAAATGAACATCAAATCAGAAAAAGGTAAGCAATTGCAAAAGGCAGACATGCTTGATGACTTGGAAAAAGGGGCTGCTAAACCAAATGGTACAGCTAAAGAAAATGGTAAGCATCTGGAAAAGTTTTCAACTGAAAACAGTAAGATGGAAGAGGCTTCTGCTGAGGATGATGAGCATGTGGCGGTGGGAAAAGGTGCACTTGAAGCGAAAGGTGAGAGCTCAGACAACGGATTACCTGAAAGCAGTGAAGCAAACAAAGCCTTAGCGGAAAATGTTAAGCTTGAGAAGGCAGAGAAGGGTGCTGCTAAAAACAGTGATCCACTAGAAAATG GTTCGAGAACAACGGTTGACAAGCACCCTTCTGATCTTATGAGCACCAATAAGAAGGCAAAAATCAAGAAACAGAAGCGACATATTGCTTCAGCATCGACAGCACTCATCTTTGGAGCAATACTTGGCCTTTTGCAAGCcatatttctcatgtttacaGCCAAAGTTCTCCTGGGCGTCATGGGTGTGAAATCA GATTCCCCTATGCTAGCCCCAGCACATAAGTACTTGAGAATAAGATCAATTGGTGCACCTGCAGTTCTTCTCACATTGGCCATGCAAGGGATCTTCCGAGGTTTTAAGGATACCAAAACTCCTTTATATGTCATTG TTGCGGGATATGCAGTTAACATTGCCTTGGATCCACTTCTCATCTTTGTCTGTGGCTTGGGCATCAGAGGTGCAGCTATTGCACATGTTCTTTCACA GTACTTGATGGCACTGGTACTCTTCATAATcttaacaacaaaaattgatCTCTTACCTCCAAGTATTAAAGATTTGCAGTTTGGTCGGTTTCTGAGGAATG GTACTCTGTTGTTGGCTAGGGTGGTTGCCGTGACATTCTGTGTGACCTTGGCAGCATCGCTGGCAGCACGGGAAGGTCCAACTCCTATGGCTGCATTTCAGACTTGCCTGCAGGTTTGGTTGACATCATCTCTTCTTGCTGATGGCTTGGCTGTTGCAGGGCag GCTATTCTAGCATGTGCATTTGCTGAGAAAGACTACAAGAAGGCCACAGCTACCGCAACCAGGGTATTACAG ATGAGCTTTGTCCTAGGTGTGGGGCTTGCATTTATTGTCGGAATTGGTTTGTACTTTGGAGCTGGAATCTTTTCTAGAGATGTTAATGTTTTGCACCTTATAAGGATTGGCCTCCCG TTTGTAGCAGCCACACAACCGATCAATTCACTGTCTTTTGTCTTTGATGGTGTGAACTTTGGAGCATCTGACTTTGCTTATTCTGCATACTCCTTG GTTCTGGTGGCCATAGCAAGCATTGTATCCTTGTTCCTTCTCTCCAAATCCCATGGTTTCGTTGGAATTTGGATTGCTTTAACCATTTATATGGCGCTGCGTGCATTTGCTGGTGTATGGag GATGGGGACTGGAACAGGGCCTTGGCGCTTCCTCAAGGGTCGATCACCACCATAG